From a region of the Hemibagrus wyckioides isolate EC202008001 linkage group LG06, SWU_Hwy_1.0, whole genome shotgun sequence genome:
- the si:ch211-67e16.4 gene encoding uncharacterized protein si:ch211-67e16.4 isoform X1 has translation MDVNLTISLMRGQMGVVIEKAVNTAVETVLGEMIRVMSLKFEQLRREMTSKEKENEDIRKMLESTRCQMKILRQKYVNALNSKDDRHAFAPHRHTLGQMNATRHTAGQLDTSGHLDPSRHSAGQLDPSRHSAGQLDPSRHSAGQLDPSRHSAGPLDPTRHSAGPLDPNRHSAGPLDPTRHSAGPLDPTRPPAGPLDPTRHPAGPLDPTRHSASQLDPNRHVAGPLDPSRHSAGQLDPSRHSAGQLDPSRHSASQLDPSRHAAGQLDPTRHAAGQLDPTRHTAGQLDPTRHAAGPLDPTRHTASQLDTARAHQITADHMVLPRRRTSNTGSPCAEPLTLALKPRNPDPTPAALPVSKTHKVIHEAVPTESCQVAEMYNEEMPGIKVHLKVENSSTNAAESMDPLWGQTPQTSTEAEHTEIADPNLQPVPHTSEAPNSAMADCRESVLKIKEEEAEVEIIEVKEEQVEPSTSELPRLELHQHLAGGMAIELPMTQQCIQIPSVTEPAFLGVDPSAYSESQLAVADAQRQMHPFCKDLMLYEDYKRKRIEVRKRSETRRRELERTLPQALLADLVKERREKTRLRVARWRAKRKLQACLMAQAAQFNSTQAIYAQRNGRRRGGAAPQHGGIGLGTAQSETGVYTMPLQMGTSPLLAAQRLTMAEGQTQPGASVFVQQRPSVAGSETYQ, from the exons ATGGACGTGAATTTGACCATTTCTCTGATGAGAGGTCAGATGGGGGTGGTGATTGAGAAGGCCGTGAACACGGCGGTGGAGACAGTGTTGGGAGAGATGATCCGGGTGATGAGCCTCAAGTTCGAGCAGCTCCGGAGGGAAATGACGAGCAAAGAAAAGGAGAACGAGGACATCAGGAAGATGCTGGAGTCGACTCGGTGTCAAATGAAGATCCTGCGGCAGAAATATGTTAATGCACTGAACAGTAAAGATGACCGACATGCCTttgcaccacacagacacacactgggtCAAATGAATGCAACCAGACATACAGCTGGTCAGTTGGACACATCAGGTCACTTGGACCCAAGCAGACACTCAGCCGGTCAACTGGACCCAAGCAGACACTCAGCCGGTCAACTGGACCCAAGCAGACACTCAGCCGGTCAACTGGACCCAAGCAGACACTCAGCCGGTCCACTGGACCCAACAAGACACTCAGCCGGTCCACTGGACCCAAACAGACACTCAGCCGGTCCACTGGACCCAACAAGACACTCAGCCGGTCCACTGGACCCAACCAGACCCCCAGCTGGTCCACTGGACCCAACCAGACACCCAGCCGGTCCACTGGACCCAACCAGACACTCAGCCAGTCAACTGGATCCAAACAGGCATGTAGCCGGTCCACTGGACCCATCCAGACACTCAGCCGGTCAACTGGACCCATCCAGACACTCAGCCGGTCAACTGGACCCATCCAGACACTCAGCCAGTCAACTGGACCCATCCAGGCATGCAGCTGGTCAATTGGACCCAACCAGGCATGCAGCTGGTCAATTGGACCCAACCAGGCACACAGCTGGTCAACTGGACCCAACCAGACACGCAGCCGGTCCACTGGACCCAACCAGACACACAGCCAGTCAGCTGGACACAGCCAGAGCCCATCAGATTACAGCTGATCACATGGTACTACCAAGAAGACGCACCTCGAACACTGGATCACCCTGTGCAGAACCTCTCACACTTGCTCTCAAACCCCGAAACCCTGACCCAACTCCTGCAGCACTGCCTGTGTCAAAAACTCATAAAGTGATCCATGAAGCTGTCCCTACCGAGAGCTGCCAAGTTGCTGAAATGTACAACGAGGAGATGCCAGGAATAAAAGTACATCTAAAAG tggAAAACTCGAGCACCAACGCAGCAGAGAGCATGGATCCTCTATGGGGTCAAACACCTCAAACGTCCACAGAAGCTGAACACACAGAGATAGCAGATCCGAACCTTCAGCCTGTGCCTCATACAAGCGAGGCACCAAACTCCGCTATGGCAGACTGCCGAGAGTCTGTTTTAAAGATCAAAGAGGAGGAAGCCGAGGTAGAAATCATCGAGGTGAAAGAGGAGCAAGTTGAGCCATCCACTTCTGAGCTTCCCAGACTTGAGCTACATCAGCATTTGGCTGGAGGAATGGCCATAGAGCTGCCCATGACTCAACAGTGTATCCAGATACCTTCGGTCACTGAACCTGCCTTCTTGGGTGTGGACCCAAGCGCAT ATTCTGAGTCCCAGCTAGCTGTGGCAGACGCACAAAGGCAGATGCATCCGTTCTGTAAAGACCTGATGCTCTACGAGGATTACAAGCGCAAACGTATAGAAGTGCGTAAACGCAGCGAGACCCGACGGCGTGAGCTGGAGCGGACGTTGCCGCAGGCTCTCCTGGCTGATCTGGTGAAGGAACGCAGGGAAAAGACCCGGCTCCGGGTGGCCCGCTGGAGAGCCAAACGCAAGCTACAGGCCTGCCTGATGGCACAAGCTGCACAGTTTAATAGCACGCAGGCTATCTACGCTCAGCGCAATggcaggaggagaggaggagctGCCCCACAGCATGGAGGCATTGGTCTTGGCACGGCTCAGTCTGAGACTGGTGTGTACACCATGCCGCTGCAGATGGGCACCAGCCCTTTACTGGCAGCACAAAGACTCACCATGGCTGAGGGTCAAACGCAGCCTGGAGCCTCTGTGTTTGTACAGCAGAGACCTTCAGTAGCTGGATCTGAGACCTACCAGTGA
- the si:ch211-67e16.4 gene encoding uncharacterized protein si:ch211-67e16.4 isoform X2 has product MDVNLTISLMRGQMGVVIEKAVNTAVETVLGEMIRVMSLKFEQLRREMTSKEKENEDIRKMLESTRCQMKILRQKYVNALNSKDDRHAFAPHRHTLGQMNATRHTAGQLDTSGHLDPSRHSAGQLDPSRHSAGQLDPSRHSAGQLDPSRHSAGPLDPTRHSAGPLDPNRHSAGPLDPTRHSAGPLDPTRPPAGPLDPTRHPAGPLDPTRHSASQLDPNRHVAGPLDPSRHSAGQLDPSRHSAGQLDPSRHSASQLDPSRHAAGQLDPTRHAAGQLDPTRHTAGQLDPTRHAAGPLDPTRHTASQLDTARAHQITADHMVLPRRRTSNTGSPCAEPLTLALKPRNPDPTPAALPVSKTHKVIHEAVPTESCQVAEMYNEEMPGIKVHLKVENSSTNAAESMDPLWGQTPQTSTEAEHTEIADPNLQPVPHTSEAPNSAMADCRESVLKIKEEEAEVEIIEVKEEQVEPSTSELPRLELHQHLAGGMAIELPMTQQCIQIPSVTEPAFLGVDPSACLHVNLPFMELRIRRRDKQSSMEKSRRYREKINADHAKKEALLEARRRRYQERKASGEIKSSKLLPMDKRMKLQQRWVASKQRQRRKAKFQNGSMFSS; this is encoded by the exons ATGGACGTGAATTTGACCATTTCTCTGATGAGAGGTCAGATGGGGGTGGTGATTGAGAAGGCCGTGAACACGGCGGTGGAGACAGTGTTGGGAGAGATGATCCGGGTGATGAGCCTCAAGTTCGAGCAGCTCCGGAGGGAAATGACGAGCAAAGAAAAGGAGAACGAGGACATCAGGAAGATGCTGGAGTCGACTCGGTGTCAAATGAAGATCCTGCGGCAGAAATATGTTAATGCACTGAACAGTAAAGATGACCGACATGCCTttgcaccacacagacacacactgggtCAAATGAATGCAACCAGACATACAGCTGGTCAGTTGGACACATCAGGTCACTTGGACCCAAGCAGACACTCAGCCGGTCAACTGGACCCAAGCAGACACTCAGCCGGTCAACTGGACCCAAGCAGACACTCAGCCGGTCAACTGGACCCAAGCAGACACTCAGCCGGTCCACTGGACCCAACAAGACACTCAGCCGGTCCACTGGACCCAAACAGACACTCAGCCGGTCCACTGGACCCAACAAGACACTCAGCCGGTCCACTGGACCCAACCAGACCCCCAGCTGGTCCACTGGACCCAACCAGACACCCAGCCGGTCCACTGGACCCAACCAGACACTCAGCCAGTCAACTGGATCCAAACAGGCATGTAGCCGGTCCACTGGACCCATCCAGACACTCAGCCGGTCAACTGGACCCATCCAGACACTCAGCCGGTCAACTGGACCCATCCAGACACTCAGCCAGTCAACTGGACCCATCCAGGCATGCAGCTGGTCAATTGGACCCAACCAGGCATGCAGCTGGTCAATTGGACCCAACCAGGCACACAGCTGGTCAACTGGACCCAACCAGACACGCAGCCGGTCCACTGGACCCAACCAGACACACAGCCAGTCAGCTGGACACAGCCAGAGCCCATCAGATTACAGCTGATCACATGGTACTACCAAGAAGACGCACCTCGAACACTGGATCACCCTGTGCAGAACCTCTCACACTTGCTCTCAAACCCCGAAACCCTGACCCAACTCCTGCAGCACTGCCTGTGTCAAAAACTCATAAAGTGATCCATGAAGCTGTCCCTACCGAGAGCTGCCAAGTTGCTGAAATGTACAACGAGGAGATGCCAGGAATAAAAGTACATCTAAAAG tggAAAACTCGAGCACCAACGCAGCAGAGAGCATGGATCCTCTATGGGGTCAAACACCTCAAACGTCCACAGAAGCTGAACACACAGAGATAGCAGATCCGAACCTTCAGCCTGTGCCTCATACAAGCGAGGCACCAAACTCCGCTATGGCAGACTGCCGAGAGTCTGTTTTAAAGATCAAAGAGGAGGAAGCCGAGGTAGAAATCATCGAGGTGAAAGAGGAGCAAGTTGAGCCATCCACTTCTGAGCTTCCCAGACTTGAGCTACATCAGCATTTGGCTGGAGGAATGGCCATAGAGCTGCCCATGACTCAACAGTGTATCCAGATACCTTCGGTCACTGAACCTGCCTTCTTGGGTGTGGACCCAAGCGCAT GTCTCCATGTAAACCTGCCATTTATGGAGCTCAGGATCAGAAGAAGAG ACAAACAAAGCAGCATGGAGAAGTCcaggagatacagagagaaaataaatgctgaTCATGCAAAGAAGGAGGCCCTGCTGGAGGCAAGACGGCGAAG GTACCAGGAAAGAAAAGCCAGTGGAGAGATCAAGTCCAGTAAACTACTCCCCATGGATAAGAGGATGAAGCTGCAGCAGAGATGGGTGGCATCAAAGCAACGACAAAGGAGAAAAGCAAAATTCCAAAATGGATCAATGTTTAGCTCTTAA
- the si:ch211-67e16.3 gene encoding uncharacterized protein si:ch211-67e16.3 isoform X2 gives MLITRRADMSDGVFILFILSLTLQDVCTTEFQVWTLLQNDYNDNSSVNVICKYIAPEDWTISAELYINNERKCSNDESTAVCSGRKEGNQFNFTLKITAEQNGFPCHCMVYRSTPIPVQVRVGRKVMLLPGCSIPPPIPLDHLTTKDVDVSNQSALTGYLTLVLLGIVLLLCFYSLILTVVYIRLRIKISEELQITYVPMQKRGARPKKVKGKGSDKNAEYMDMREVHQQVQPIRDVNHNSRLNPVVATV, from the exons ATGCTCATCACACGGCGAGCTGACATGTCTGACGGGGTGTTTATTCTTTTCATCCTTTCTCTGACACTTCAAGATG TATGTACTACTGAATTCCAGGTGTGGACATTATTGCAGAATGACTACAACGATAACAGCTCAGTCAATgtcatatgcaaatatattgcACCGGAAGACTGGACTATAAGTGCCGAGCTGTACATCAACAATGAGAGAAAGTGCAGCAATGACGAAAGCACGGCAGTATGTAGTGGGAGAAAAGAAGGAAACCAGTTCAATTTCACACTGAAAATAACTGCTGAGCAAAATGGATTTCCATGTCATTGTATGGTTTACAGAAGTACCCCAATCCCTGTTCAAGTGAGAGTGGGAAGAAAAGTTATGTTGCTCCCAG GATGCAGTATTCCACCTCCCATACCTCTGGACCACCTAACAACCAAGGACGTGGATGTGAGCAATCAATCTGCTCTGACTGGTTATCTCACCTTGGTCCTGCTTGGAATTGTACTTCTGCTGTGTTTCTACAGTTTGATTCTTACTGTTGTTTATATCAGGCTAAGG ATCAAAATTTCTGAAGAGCTTCAAATAACCTATGTGCCAATGCAG AAAAGGGGGGCTAGACCCAAG aaagtgaaaggaAAAGGTTCAGACAAGAATGCAGAATACATGGACATGCGTGAGGTACATCAGCAAGTACAACCGATCAGAGACGTGAACCACAACTCTCGCCTGAATCCTGTGGTCGCTACTGTCTGA
- the si:ch211-67e16.3 gene encoding uncharacterized protein si:ch211-67e16.3 isoform X1 encodes MLITRRADMSDGVFILFILSLTLQDVCTTEFQVWTLLQNDYNDNSSVNVICKYIAPEDWTISAELYINNERKCSNDESTAVCSGRKEGNQFNFTLKITAEQNGFPCHCMVYRSTPIPVQVRVGRKVMLLPGCSIPPPIPLDHLTTKDVDVSNQSALTGYLTLVLLGIVLLLCFYSLILTVVYIRLRIKISEELQITYVPMQKRGARPKKKVKGKGSDKNAEYMDMREVHQQVQPIRDVNHNSRLNPVVATV; translated from the exons ATGCTCATCACACGGCGAGCTGACATGTCTGACGGGGTGTTTATTCTTTTCATCCTTTCTCTGACACTTCAAGATG TATGTACTACTGAATTCCAGGTGTGGACATTATTGCAGAATGACTACAACGATAACAGCTCAGTCAATgtcatatgcaaatatattgcACCGGAAGACTGGACTATAAGTGCCGAGCTGTACATCAACAATGAGAGAAAGTGCAGCAATGACGAAAGCACGGCAGTATGTAGTGGGAGAAAAGAAGGAAACCAGTTCAATTTCACACTGAAAATAACTGCTGAGCAAAATGGATTTCCATGTCATTGTATGGTTTACAGAAGTACCCCAATCCCTGTTCAAGTGAGAGTGGGAAGAAAAGTTATGTTGCTCCCAG GATGCAGTATTCCACCTCCCATACCTCTGGACCACCTAACAACCAAGGACGTGGATGTGAGCAATCAATCTGCTCTGACTGGTTATCTCACCTTGGTCCTGCTTGGAATTGTACTTCTGCTGTGTTTCTACAGTTTGATTCTTACTGTTGTTTATATCAGGCTAAGG ATCAAAATTTCTGAAGAGCTTCAAATAACCTATGTGCCAATGCAG AAAAGGGGGGCTAGACCCAAG aagaaagtgaaaggaAAAGGTTCAGACAAGAATGCAGAATACATGGACATGCGTGAGGTACATCAGCAAGTACAACCGATCAGAGACGTGAACCACAACTCTCGCCTGAATCCTGTGGTCGCTACTGTCTGA
- the si:ch211-67e16.3 gene encoding uncharacterized protein si:ch211-67e16.3 isoform X4 codes for MVWTLLQNDYNDNSSVNVICKYIAPEDWTISAELYINNERKCSNDESTAVCSGRKEGNQFNFTLKITAEQNGFPCHCMVYRSTPIPVQVRVGRKVMLLPGCSIPPPIPLDHLTTKDVDVSNQSALTGYLTLVLLGIVLLLCFYSLILTVVYIRLRIKISEELQITYVPMQKRGARPKKKVKGKGSDKNAEYMDMREVHQQVQPIRDVNHNSRLNPVVATV; via the exons ATG GTGTGGACATTATTGCAGAATGACTACAACGATAACAGCTCAGTCAATgtcatatgcaaatatattgcACCGGAAGACTGGACTATAAGTGCCGAGCTGTACATCAACAATGAGAGAAAGTGCAGCAATGACGAAAGCACGGCAGTATGTAGTGGGAGAAAAGAAGGAAACCAGTTCAATTTCACACTGAAAATAACTGCTGAGCAAAATGGATTTCCATGTCATTGTATGGTTTACAGAAGTACCCCAATCCCTGTTCAAGTGAGAGTGGGAAGAAAAGTTATGTTGCTCCCAG GATGCAGTATTCCACCTCCCATACCTCTGGACCACCTAACAACCAAGGACGTGGATGTGAGCAATCAATCTGCTCTGACTGGTTATCTCACCTTGGTCCTGCTTGGAATTGTACTTCTGCTGTGTTTCTACAGTTTGATTCTTACTGTTGTTTATATCAGGCTAAGG ATCAAAATTTCTGAAGAGCTTCAAATAACCTATGTGCCAATGCAG AAAAGGGGGGCTAGACCCAAG aagaaagtgaaaggaAAAGGTTCAGACAAGAATGCAGAATACATGGACATGCGTGAGGTACATCAGCAAGTACAACCGATCAGAGACGTGAACCACAACTCTCGCCTGAATCCTGTGGTCGCTACTGTCTGA
- the si:ch211-67e16.3 gene encoding uncharacterized protein si:ch211-67e16.3 isoform X3 — MLITRRADMSDGVFILFILSLTLQDVCTTEFQVWTLLQNDYNDNSSVNVICKYIAPEDWTISAELYINNERKCSNDESTAVCSGRKEGNQFNFTLKITAEQNGFPCHCMVYRSTPIPVQVRVGRKVMLLPGCSIPPPIPLDHLTTKDVDVSNQSALTGYLTLVLLGIVLLLCFYSLILTVVYIRLRIKISEELQITYVPMQKRGARPKFCTHRPTLHLRIN; from the exons ATGCTCATCACACGGCGAGCTGACATGTCTGACGGGGTGTTTATTCTTTTCATCCTTTCTCTGACACTTCAAGATG TATGTACTACTGAATTCCAGGTGTGGACATTATTGCAGAATGACTACAACGATAACAGCTCAGTCAATgtcatatgcaaatatattgcACCGGAAGACTGGACTATAAGTGCCGAGCTGTACATCAACAATGAGAGAAAGTGCAGCAATGACGAAAGCACGGCAGTATGTAGTGGGAGAAAAGAAGGAAACCAGTTCAATTTCACACTGAAAATAACTGCTGAGCAAAATGGATTTCCATGTCATTGTATGGTTTACAGAAGTACCCCAATCCCTGTTCAAGTGAGAGTGGGAAGAAAAGTTATGTTGCTCCCAG GATGCAGTATTCCACCTCCCATACCTCTGGACCACCTAACAACCAAGGACGTGGATGTGAGCAATCAATCTGCTCTGACTGGTTATCTCACCTTGGTCCTGCTTGGAATTGTACTTCTGCTGTGTTTCTACAGTTTGATTCTTACTGTTGTTTATATCAGGCTAAGG ATCAAAATTTCTGAAGAGCTTCAAATAACCTATGTGCCAATGCAG AAAAGGGGGGCTAGACCCAAG TTCTGCACACACAGACCTACTTTACACCTGAGAATCAACTGA